GGTCGTGCGCAGGCTTTTCACGCCGCGCGTGGGAGAACTGAAGCGCTCCAGCAAGGATGCCAAGACCCGCCTGCAGGAATGGCTGCAGGGAAAGGGCTTGCCGTTGCCCACCTACGAACTGACCGACAGTTACGGCGAAGACCATGCCAAGATCTTTGACGTCAGCTGCACTATTGAAGAGCCGGAGGCCATCCGCACCGAAGGGAGCGGGGGAAGCCGGCGTGCCGCCGAGCAGGATGCCGCCGAGGCGGTCCTGCGCCGGCTGCTGGACAAGAAACCATGAACGATAACGAATTCGAAGATAACGATACCCTGGTCGACGACGATTTCCGCTGCGGCTACGTCGCGCTTGCCGGCCGCCCCAACGTGGGCAAGTCGACCTTGCTCAATGCCCTCATCGGCGTGCGGCTTTCGATCGTCAGCCACCGCCCGCAAACCACCCGCCACCGCATTCTCGGCATTTCGACCAAGCCAGGCGGCCAGATCCTGTACGTGGATACGCCCGGCCTGCACCGTGGCGGCAAGCGGGCCATGAATCGCAGCCTGAATCGCGCCGCCCGTGCAGCCGTCACCGAGGTGGACCTTGCCGTGCAGGTGATCGAGGCCGGCCGCTGGACGGATGAGGACGCGGCGATGTACCAGGCGCTCTCCGAGCAGAAGGACATGCCGAAACTGCTGGCCATCAACAAGGTGGACCTGCAGAAGGACAAGGCGGCCATGCTGCCGTTCGTCGCCGACCTGATGCAGAAGCATCCGTTCGATGACGTGTATTACGTCAGCGCGCTGAAGTCCAAGGGTCTTGCCGGGTTGGAAAAGGGCATCCTGAAGCGCCTTCCCGAGCAGCCGGCGATTTACGGCGAGGATGAGATCACCGATCGCAGCGAGCGTTTCCTGGCGGCCGAGATGGTTCGCGAGCAGCTCATGCTTCGCCTCGACCAGGAGTTGCCGTACGCGACCACGGTCGAGATCGAGGCCTTCCAGGATCGCCCGGATGGCGTGGCCGAAGTGCACGCGGTGATCTGGGTGGAGCGCGATGGGCAGAAGGCCATCGTGATCGGTGCGGGTGGCGCGCAGCTCAAGGCGATTGGTACCTCGGCCCGCAAGGCCATGGAGACCATGTTCGAGCGCAAGGTGTTCCTCAAGCTTTGGGTGAAGGTGCGCGAAGGCTGGGCCGACGACGAAAACCTGCTCAAGCGTTTCGGTTACGAATAAGCCCGTACAGGCGCGATCGTCATGCGCGTCGAACAGCAGCCCGCTTTTGTCCTGCATGCGCGGCCGTATCGCGAGACCTCGTTGCTCGTGGAATGCCTCACGCGCGACCTCGGCCGTATCGGCGTGGTCGCACGCGGCGTGCGCAACGAGCGTGCCCGCGCCCAACGTGCCCAGTTGGAGCCGTTCCAGCGTATTGCGCTGGATCTGCTGCTGAAAGGCGAACTGGCCACCCTGCGATCGGCCGAACCGGTGGGTACGCCGATGCGCCTGGCTGGCGATGCCGGGCTCGCTGGTTTGTATCTCAATGAACTGGTGGTTCGCCTGACCGGGCGGCAGGACCCGACCCCGGATCTGTTCGATCACTACGAAGTAACACTGCAGCGCATGGCGGCGGGTGAGCCGTTGGGCTGGACGTTGCGGCGGTTCGAACGCGACATGTTGGACGCATTGGGGTACGCGCTGCAGATGGACGTGGGTGCGGTCGATGGCGAGCCTCTCGATCCCGCTGCCACGTACTTCTATGACCCCGAATCGGGCGCCATGCCCGGCCGCCCCGGGGACCCCCATGGCCTGCGCGGTTCCGATTTACTCGCCCTCGCCAGCGACACATCGCCAGACCAGGCCGGCCTGGCAGCGCTGCGGCGTATGATGCGGCAGGTGATCACCTTCCACCTGGGTGGCGGCGAGCTGAAAGCCTGGCGGGTGCTGCGGTAGCGACCTCGCTTGTGTAGGAGCGCGCTTGCGCGCGATCCCTACAGCGCAAGTGCGGTAATGGTCGCCTCAAGCTCCCGGCGAAACCGCTCGATCACGGCGGGCGCCATATACCTTGCATCCACGACATGCCCCTGCAGGGCCTTGGCCTGCGCCCCCAGGCGGGTTGCACCGCAGAAGCCGCATGCCGAGCGCAGGCGGTGCAACCGGTCGACCAGGCCGGCCGGATCGTGTGCCAGGGTATGCAACTCGCTGCGCAGATCGAGAAGCTCCCTGTGCAGCAATTCGCGCAAGGTGCGCATGATGGCCGCGTCGCCCGTTGCCGTGAGCCCCTCCTTGTCATCCAGCACGTCCACGCGCGGATCCACGCCAAGCACGGCTTCCAGTGCATGCTTGAGTGCACTGATCTTGCATGGCTTCTCAATGACACCCGCAAAGCCGGCATCGGCGAGATCGTCACGCAGTGTCCCTGGTATCTCCGCGCTGGTGGCGAAGGCAGGGGCGCCGGCCGAGGCCGCATCGATGCCTTCCCGGAGGTCGCGAAGGATATCCATGGCCCCGCCGTGCGGCATTCGGCAATCCAGCACGAGCGCATCGAACTTCGTGGCGCATGCATGGCGCAGCGCGTCCTTGCCATCCACCGCAAGCGTCACGTCATAGCCCAGTGACACCAGGGCCCCAGAGAGGAACTGGCGCGTGGAGGGGTCGTCATCCGCGACCAGTACGGCGCGCAGGGTACGGCGGTCAAGTGGGGGAGGGCGGTTCGGGTCCACGCAACGTTCCATGTCGTTCATCTGGTTTTGGCAGAATGGAGCAGCATGCGCCGCGTATCAACCCGCCCACTCGCATTTTTCCTTGTCGCCTGGATTGCGCTCTCCTGGGGGGCGCCCGCGCATGCGGGCCTTTCGGTGGGCGCGGATAGCGTTTCCGTTCCGGGGCTCAGCCTGACCGATATGCAGGCGGACCTGAACCCGCAGGGCGACGGGAAGGGCATCCAGCTGCAACTGACGGCAAAGAAAGCCGACGTGCCCGCCATGGGCTGGCGCAAGCTTGGCCTGGCGCTGGAAGGCCAGCTGGATCGCGATGAACTGGGTCGCTGGGTGTTCGAGGGCCGGGTGCGCCTGCGTGGCGCGCCCGGTGGCGCGCTCACCGACGCTGCCGTGCGTATCGTGGCGGACGAAGCCGCCAATACGCTGGCCGTCTCGGTGACCCAGGACAAGGCGGTGGCCGAGGTCGCCTTGCCGATCGACCAGGTCACCCACGCGCAGATCACGCTGAAGAACCTGCCGGCAGGCTGGCTGCAGGGGCTCCTGTCTACTGTCTGGTCGGGCCGTCCGACCGCGGGCAAGGTCAACGCGGACCTGGCGCTGGACCTGCTCGATACCGGCACGCAGGCAGCGGGCCAGTTCGCGCTCGACGGCGTGGGCTTCGACAGCCCGGGCGGCAAGCTGGCCGGGCAGAAAATCAGCGGTAGCGGCCGACTGGGCCTCGATACCAGCCAGGAAGGCGCC
Above is a genomic segment from Luteibacter aegosomatissinici containing:
- the era gene encoding GTPase Era, with protein sequence MNDNEFEDNDTLVDDDFRCGYVALAGRPNVGKSTLLNALIGVRLSIVSHRPQTTRHRILGISTKPGGQILYVDTPGLHRGGKRAMNRSLNRAARAAVTEVDLAVQVIEAGRWTDEDAAMYQALSEQKDMPKLLAINKVDLQKDKAAMLPFVADLMQKHPFDDVYYVSALKSKGLAGLEKGILKRLPEQPAIYGEDEITDRSERFLAAEMVREQLMLRLDQELPYATTVEIEAFQDRPDGVAEVHAVIWVERDGQKAIVIGAGGAQLKAIGTSARKAMETMFERKVFLKLWVKVREGWADDENLLKRFGYE
- the recO gene encoding DNA repair protein RecO translates to MRVEQQPAFVLHARPYRETSLLVECLTRDLGRIGVVARGVRNERARAQRAQLEPFQRIALDLLLKGELATLRSAEPVGTPMRLAGDAGLAGLYLNELVVRLTGRQDPTPDLFDHYEVTLQRMAAGEPLGWTLRRFERDMLDALGYALQMDVGAVDGEPLDPAATYFYDPESGAMPGRPGDPHGLRGSDLLALASDTSPDQAGLAALRRMMRQVITFHLGGGELKAWRVLR
- a CDS encoding response regulator, translating into MDPNRPPPLDRRTLRAVLVADDDPSTRQFLSGALVSLGYDVTLAVDGKDALRHACATKFDALVLDCRMPHGGAMDILRDLREGIDAASAGAPAFATSAEIPGTLRDDLADAGFAGVIEKPCKISALKHALEAVLGVDPRVDVLDDKEGLTATGDAAIMRTLRELLHRELLDLRSELHTLAHDPAGLVDRLHRLRSACGFCGATRLGAQAKALQGHVVDARYMAPAVIERFRRELEATITALAL